A stretch of DNA from Mesorhizobium onobrychidis:
GGACCATCGAGCGCCGGCCTGTCCAGGGCAGACCAGAAAGCCTCGGCATCGGATGTGTCGGGCAACAGCCAGGTGAATGAGATCTGGTTGCGGGCCAGGAACCTGCGGAGCGCCCCGCACGCCGTATCCCAGCGATGGCCGACCAATGTCACGCGCGGCTTCTGCGGCTCGGCGGTGATGCTCTGCAGCCCGCCCATCCGCTCACGCGCAAGCGCGCTGACCTTCTGGGCCACGTCCTTTGAGACCGCGGCGATGGAGTAATATTGCTGAACCTCGAGGCGCATGACGCGGGACGGCTCAGTGGCGCGATAGCCGCCCGGAAAACCCGAGCCCAGGGCGATCGGCACCTCGCCGAATATCGTTCCCGGCAGCCGCCAGCCGAGCGTCCGCTCGACGCCGTCGAAGGTCTTTACGACTTCGATCTTGCCGGCGAGTACCGCAAACAGCGCGGCCTCTCCGCCCTCGTGAACCGCGAACTCTCCGGCGCTGAGATGGAGGTCGGCCGCTGTCCGCGCCAGCCGCTCCAGCCCGCCGGCAAACCCGAAAACAACGGGATCGCTGCTACTTCATCAATCGTCAACATGGCCCCTCGCGGGAGCCAGTTAGCGTTGTTTTCCGGTTTTGATCAACAGAAAAAGGGTGGAGTCTCGCCTTGGCGGATAGGTCGCGAAACACCGCGCTTTGAAAGCGCATCGGGTTGTGCCGATAGGCATGATCATTCGGATCTAGGTTCATGCAGGCTTCCCGAGACCGGCGGCAATTCAGGCGCCTCCAGTCCTTGGAAAGGATCGCGCCAGGCGTCGATTTCTTCAAACTGACGATACCAGCGGCTGACAGAAGGATAATCAGCGAGCGGCAATCTGGCGACATTGTTGAAGGGCAGAAACGTCGCCATTCGAAAGTCGGCATAGGAAACCGAATTTTCAACCAGCCATTCTCGCTCGGAAAGCTCGGCCTCAAGTGTTGCAGCGGCCGTGCGGAAGTCTCTCAACCCCTCCTCAACCCGGTCCTGATCGATCGGGCCGAGCCCATACCGCTGTTTGGTCCCGCGTTCGAAATGCACGACGTCGCAAGCTCTTGCGAAGTTCTCTTTCCCCCAACTGAGCCATCGGATCATCTCGGGTTCGTCATCGCCGGTGCGCCAGAGATCCGAATGCGCGTCGCGTGACAGCCGGCAGGCTATGGCATCGGTCTCCCAGAGGCTTTTTCCCGAGCTTACGAGTATGGGCAGTGAAAGATTTGGATTTAGCGGGCGATATCGCTCAGCCTGCCCGGGAGCGAAGGGGGAGGCGAATTCAAACTCGACCTTTGCGTCGAGATAGCGTGCCACCGCGACCGCGAGGCGAGGATTGGGATTGCGGCTGAAGAGCAGTTTCATTCCGTGTCAGCCTTTTTGAATGGTGCTGGTTCGGTCGCCACCTAAGCCGCCGCCATGATCTCCGCATAGGTGGCGAAATCGACATTGCCGCCGGAGAGCACCACGGCAATGCATTTGCCTGATAGCTCGATCTCGCCCGACGACAGCGCGGCCAGCCCGACGCAGCCGCCGGGCTCGACCACCAACTTGAGATGGGCCATGGCGTCGCGCATCGCCTGCGCCGCCGCTCTGTCGGAAACGGCAATGCCGCCGGCGAGATTCCTGCGGTTGATCTCGAAGGTGATCGCGCCCGGTTCAGTGGTGAGGAGCGCATCGCAGATCGAAGTGTGTCCGGGTTCGATCGAAACCCGGGCACCTCTAGCCAGTGAACGACAAGTGTCGTCGAAATGCTCGGGCTCCACGGCCCAGACGGCCGTGGCAGGGGAAGCGTCCTTGACGGCGATGGAAATACCGCTGCTCAAGCCGCCGCCGCCGCAGGGGATGACGACCGCGTCGAGGCTCACGCCGAGCGCTTTCGCCTGCGCCATCAGTTCGAGGCCGATCGTGCCCTGGCCGGCGATGATGGCCGGATCGTCGAAAGGTGGGACCAGGACCATGCCCCGTTCGATGTACGGGCGAACCACCGTCATGCGGTCGTCGCGGAAACGGTCGAACGGCACCACTTCCGCGCCCATTTTCCTGACATTGCCGACCTTCATCGCCGGCGCATCCGTCGGCATGGCGATGACCGCCTTGACGCCGAACATCGCCGCCGAGGCGGCGACGCCTTGCGCGTGATTGCCCGACGAGAAGGCGACGACGCCACGGCTGCGCTCCTCATCGCTCAGCGACGACAGCTTGTTGTAGGCGCCGCGGAACTTGAACGAGCCGGTACGCTGCAGCGTCTCCGGCTTGAACAGGATCCTGGCGCCGAAGCGCTTGTTCAGCTCAGGCGATTCGATCAGCGGCGTTTCGACGATCAGGCCGGACAATCGCGCTGCTGCGGCGCGGATGTCGGCGATGCCGGGAGGGGTGGTCATGGCGAGGTCCTGCAGAAGTGAGATCGCCCATGGTGCACGGAAAACCAGGCCGCGCACCACTGGAAAAATGTGACCGTTACAATTCGTGGATTGCGAGAAGAGCGTGGTGCCTTCATCAGCGCCCCGACGTTTGCGATTGGCCGAAGCCTCCCCAACCTCGTCATCAACTCTGAGGAAGCAGGAGATCTTCGCCCGACCGCCCCCTCACCCCAAAAGCGTCCTTTTCCGTTTGGCGCCGCCCATCTTGCGCCAGGTGTTGAAGCGATGGGTGGCGGCGGCGAAGGATATCTTCATCTGCTGAGCAACCGAATAGCGCGACTTGCCCTCATCGAACATGCGGTAGCAGCACTCTACGCCCTCCTCGGTCAGCTTGCCGTCGGGGGCTTTGTTGTGCGGATTGGCCGGATCGAATTTTTCGACCTGCTGCTCGACCAGGCCTTTCAGGCGCTGCAAATCGGCCTCGATACCGGCGATCAGGTCGAGAACGGGTTTCGGGTCGAATGCATGCGTGGACTGTTTTGCCGGCATCTCGGATTCCTTTCTCTTGGCTTAGGTTCAGCTATATAGGTGAACATTCGCCAATAATTAAGGGGCAGAGAATGATACCCGGAGCCACTAATTTTGAGCGACCGGGCGACGAGCGAGATTGACCAACCGCGCGCTGAACTCTAGTTTAGAATTATTCTAAACTAGGGGTGGATTTCTCATGCTTTCCCGTGTTTTCGGCTTTGGCCGCCGTTCCTTCGAATCGCTGTCGGAGCAAGAGATCCTGGCGCTCGCCATCTCTTCCGAGGAAGATGACGGGCGTATCTACCGTGCTTACGCCGACGGGCTGGCGGATAGCTTTCCGCATTCGGCCAAGGTGTTCGAGGGGATGGCCGAGGAGGAGGACGGCCATCGCGACTCGCTGATCGAGCTTCACCGCGAGCGTTTCGGCGAGCGCATTCCGCTGATCCGGCGCGAGCATGTGAAGGGCTATTACGAGCGCAAGCCCGACTGGCTGGTCAGGCCGCTCGGCATCGAGCATGTGCGCCAACAGGCCGAGACGATGGAGCGTCAGGCGTACCTGTTCTACGTCGAGGCGGCGAAACGCACCCGCGATGCCTCGACGCGAAAGCTGCTCGACGATCTGGCGGTGGCCGAACAGGGCCACGAGACGCTGGCGCAGCGGCTGGAGCAAAAGCATGTGCCGGGCGCGGTGAAGGACGAGGAAGCAGCGGCCGAGCAGCGCCAGTTCATCCTGACCTATGTGCAGCCGGGGCTGGCCGGCCTGATGGACGGATCGGTGTCGACGCTGGCGCCGATCTTTGCCGCAGCGTTCGCCACGCACGACACGTTCCAGACCTTCCTGGTCGGGCTTGCCGCCTCGATCGGCGCCGGCATCTCGATGGGCTTCACCGAGGTCGCCTCCGACGACGGCAAGCTATCGGGCCGCGGCTCGCCGGTGAAACGCGGGCTGACAGTCGGCATCATGACCATGCTGGGCGGTCTCGGCCATGCGCTGCCCTACCTCATACCGTCTTTCTGGACGGCGACAATTATCGCCGCGGTCGTGGTGTTCTTCGAACTGTGGGCGATCGCCTTCGTGCAGAACCGCTACATGCAGACGCCATTCTGGCGCGCCGCCTTCCAGGTGGTGCTGGGCGGCGCGCTGGTGTTTGCGGCTGGCGTGCTGATCGGGAATGCATAGAAACCTTCTTTCCTTCTCCCCTTGTGGGAGAAGGTGGATTGGCGCGCAGCGCCAAGACGGAAGAGGGGTGTTGGACGGAGTGCCGCCGTTGCCAAGCTGGAACACCCCTCATCCGACCGAGCTTCGCTCGGCCACCTTCTCCCACAGGGGGCTAGCGTGCGCACACATCTGATTTGGCGGGGATTAGTTTGGATTTGCAAGAGCGAAGCCCTCGGCGATGGCGTGGAAGCGTTTGAGGCCGTTGCTGAAGGTGACGGGACCTGGCGGCCGCTCCTTTGCGTAGCCGTTCCACCCTCCCAGCCGGGCGATGCACCAAGCGGCCCAGGCGAGCGTGTGTTGCGGATGCGGGTTGTTCTGCTTTTGGGTCTTGCCTTCGAGCCTGGCAATCAGCGCCTCCAGCACGGTGATCTCGGCGGGGCTGAAGAGGCGTGCAGCCTTGAAGGCCTGGCCGGCGGCATCGCGCCCGTGCACGAGTTGCATGACCCTGGTGGCGACGATCAGCGCGGTCGCGGCCAGCCGTTCGAGTGCCTCACCATCGGCAAGCAGGCTTTCCTCCAGATCGATGGCCTGCGACTTCACGGTTCGGAACAGCTGTTCGACGGTCCAGCGCAACCGGTAGAGATCGACCATGCGGCAAGCGTCGGCGAGCGTTTTGACCGCGTGAGTGGTCAACAGCCGCCAGATCACCGCTTCCTTGGGCGAAGGCGGATCGATCTCGCGCACTTCGACCATGTTGAGCGTGATCTCGCGCGGATCGCGACAGTCGGCACCAAGGCGCGGCTGGCGCAAGGCGACCGCGGCGAAGCGAACGGCCAGTTGCACCTTGCGCGCCGGTCGGCCGGGACGCGCCTGCAGTTCGAAGGCGGTCCGGCCGGCTTCCGGCGTTTTGGCGATCTCGCCGAACAGACGGCCGCCCTGCTCACCCAGAGCCCGGTCGCGCACGGCGCGGATGAGCACATGCGTGCGCTCGTCAGGCAGCCTTGCCAGCACTTCGTAGATGTCGGCCTCGCGGTCGCCGATCACGGTAGCCAGCGGCGTGTCGGTCAGCGCCTGGCGGGCCGCCTTGGCGGTGGCGATCCATTTGTAGCTTTCCTTGGCTTCGATCGGCAGGGCTTGGTAGTCGTGCGCCTTCTGCCCCCGGCGCCGCCAGATCGTGGCAGCCGCAAGCCCCAGCACCGAGCCGTCGGCGGCATCCACGGCCAGCGCCGGGTGGACGAACAGCCCGACATCCTTGCCGTTGCCGACATGCCCGAGGCCGCGCTTGCGCGAGGCCTTGGCCTCATAGTTGATCTCGCTGCTGTCCTCAATGATCAGCACATGGCGGCCGGCCGCCGCCTCGCCCGTTCGCGCCGCCGCCGTGCGCACGATCTCCGGCACCGTCACTTGGGGATTGCGAAACAGCCGCGTGAACGCAATCTGTTCCGCCCGCGTATCGGCCAGCCTGCGCAGGCCCGCGCTGACGCGCGTGCACATGCGCTCCAGCACCATGCTCCCCTTTTTTGCAGGCGCAGGTCGCCGAAGTATCCAAGCAGCAAAGCCATCGTCGAAATCTCCCGAATCAACAATGGCAGCTACAGAATCACACATGATTCCAACCCCACAAGCCAAACCTGCTACCCGACCAAACTCCCTTGACACCTCTCCGAAGCAGATGTGTGCGCACGCTAGCCCACAGGGGGAGAAGGAGCAACCGCGCCTATCCGTAGAAGCGCCATCAGTAGTCCCACTCACCCATTCACCACCCGGCTGTCCTCAGGCGCCTCGGCACGTTCGGTCAGGCCATAGTCGCGCACGACATGGGCGATGCGCAAACGATAGCCGGCAAAGATGCCGCCACGGCCGGCCTTCTGCGCCTGCCGGTGTTCCTCCGTGTTGCGCCAGGCTTTCACCGCTTCCTCGTCGCGCCAGAACGACAGCGACAGGATGCGGTTCGGGTCGGTAAGGCTCTGGAAGCGCTCGATGGCGAGAAACCCATCGAGGCCGTCGAGCAGCGGGCGGAGATCCGCGGCGAGGCCGAGATAGGCGTCGCGCTTGCCCGCCGCCGGCTCGACCTCGAAGATGACGGCGATCATAGTTTCACCAAAGGGGCATGCGGCCCGGAGGCGAGCTTCAGGAACATGCGATCTTCCTTCAGGATGAATTTTTCACGCCGGGCGAATTCGTAATTCGCCTTGCCGGCCGGATCGGCGGCGAGCCTGGCACGGTAAGCTTCGTAAGCCGCCAGGCTGTCGATGTTGTAAGCGGCATAGGCGGTGGTGGCCGAGCCCTCATGCGGCGCAAAATAGCCGATCAGATCGGCGCCGCAGCGCGGGATCGCCTGGCCCCAGTTACGGGCATACTCCTCGAATGCCG
This window harbors:
- a CDS encoding glutathione S-transferase family protein; its protein translation is MKLLFSRNPNPRLAVAVARYLDAKVEFEFASPFAPGQAERYRPLNPNLSLPILVSSGKSLWETDAIACRLSRDAHSDLWRTGDDEPEMIRWLSWGKENFARACDVVHFERGTKQRYGLGPIDQDRVEEGLRDFRTAAATLEAELSEREWLVENSVSYADFRMATFLPFNNVARLPLADYPSVSRWYRQFEEIDAWRDPFQGLEAPELPPVSGSLHEPRSE
- a CDS encoding threonine/serine dehydratase, which encodes MTTPPGIADIRAAAARLSGLIVETPLIESPELNKRFGARILFKPETLQRTGSFKFRGAYNKLSSLSDEERSRGVVAFSSGNHAQGVAASAAMFGVKAVIAMPTDAPAMKVGNVRKMGAEVVPFDRFRDDRMTVVRPYIERGMVLVPPFDDPAIIAGQGTIGLELMAQAKALGVSLDAVVIPCGGGGLSSGISIAVKDASPATAVWAVEPEHFDDTCRSLARGARVSIEPGHTSICDALLTTEPGAITFEINRRNLAGGIAVSDRAAAQAMRDAMAHLKLVVEPGGCVGLAALSSGEIELSGKCIAVVLSGGNVDFATYAEIMAAA
- the mbfA gene encoding iron exporter MbfA codes for the protein MLSRVFGFGRRSFESLSEQEILALAISSEEDDGRIYRAYADGLADSFPHSAKVFEGMAEEEDGHRDSLIELHRERFGERIPLIRREHVKGYYERKPDWLVRPLGIEHVRQQAETMERQAYLFYVEAAKRTRDASTRKLLDDLAVAEQGHETLAQRLEQKHVPGAVKDEEAAAEQRQFILTYVQPGLAGLMDGSVSTLAPIFAAAFATHDTFQTFLVGLAASIGAGISMGFTEVASDDGKLSGRGSPVKRGLTVGIMTMLGGLGHALPYLIPSFWTATIIAAVVVFFELWAIAFVQNRYMQTPFWRAAFQVVLGGALVFAAGVLIGNA
- a CDS encoding IS4 family transposase produces the protein MVLERMCTRVSAGLRRLADTRAEQIAFTRLFRNPQVTVPEIVRTAAARTGEAAAGRHVLIIEDSSEINYEAKASRKRGLGHVGNGKDVGLFVHPALAVDAADGSVLGLAAATIWRRRGQKAHDYQALPIEAKESYKWIATAKAARQALTDTPLATVIGDREADIYEVLARLPDERTHVLIRAVRDRALGEQGGRLFGEIAKTPEAGRTAFELQARPGRPARKVQLAVRFAAVALRQPRLGADCRDPREITLNMVEVREIDPPSPKEAVIWRLLTTHAVKTLADACRMVDLYRLRWTVEQLFRTVKSQAIDLEESLLADGEALERLAATALIVATRVMQLVHGRDAAGQAFKAARLFSPAEITVLEALIARLEGKTQKQNNPHPQHTLAWAAWCIARLGGWNGYAKERPPGPVTFSNGLKRFHAIAEGFALANPN
- a CDS encoding antibiotic biosynthesis monooxygenase family protein, translated to MIAVIFEVEPAAGKRDAYLGLAADLRPLLDGLDGFLAIERFQSLTDPNRILSLSFWRDEEAVKAWRNTEEHRQAQKAGRGGIFAGYRLRIAHVVRDYGLTERAEAPEDSRVVNG
- a CDS encoding NIPSNAP family protein, which gives rise to MTITCFIRYEIDPFGKAAFEEYARNWGQAIPRCGADLIGYFAPHEGSATTAYAAYNIDSLAAYEAYRARLAADPAGKANYEFARREKFILKEDRMFLKLASGPHAPLVKL